A single genomic interval of Zunongwangia sp. HGR-M22 harbors:
- the dut gene encoding dUTP diphosphatase yields MTIKIINKSSHDLPSYATEASAGMDLRAELSEPVTLKPLERAIVKTGLFLELPVGYEAQVRPRSGLAAKKGITVLNAPGTIDADYRGEIGVILVNLSNEDFTIENGERVAQLVIAKHEHINWEEVEILTDSVRGAGGFGSTGTK; encoded by the coding sequence ATGACGATTAAAATAATCAACAAAAGTTCACACGATTTACCAAGTTATGCTACTGAAGCTTCCGCAGGAATGGATTTAAGAGCCGAACTATCCGAGCCGGTAACTCTAAAACCATTGGAAAGAGCAATCGTAAAAACAGGATTGTTTTTAGAGCTTCCTGTAGGTTACGAAGCACAGGTAAGACCAAGAAGTGGTCTTGCTGCTAAAAAAGGGATTACGGTTTTAAATGCACCGGGAACTATAGACGCCGATTATCGAGGTGAAATTGGTGTAATATTGGTGAATTTATCTAATGAAGATTTCACGATCGAAAATGGTGAGCGTGTGGCACAACTTGTAATTGCAAAACACGAGCATATTAATTGGGAAGAAGTTGAAATACTTACCGATAGCGTACGCGGAGCTGGCGGGTTTGGCAGTACGGGAACAAAGTAA
- a CDS encoding oligosaccharide flippase family protein has product MSTLKRFFQDTIIYGIATVVPRLLNFILVPLHTEILGTGHYSINTTFYIWAAFFNVLLTYGMETSFFRFFSRAEEKQKVFSTSFIALTITTLLFFGLGMLFRDPFIRFLDLDPFFFNILFTVLILDTLVVVPFAYLRATNRPVRFASIKLLNVSIVFSINLYLLWLVPRFPVVAPQYILDHFSEKDILGYIFLANLAASIVTFIILLPYFFKTKIQFSFSLLKQMWKYGWPIMLAGISFIINENLDKLLLKDILSEEIMGAYSGCYKLAVFMMIFIQAFKMGAEPFFFNHAKEKNAKTTYAKILNYFVITGGLILVVLVSFIDIFKEYLIRDEDYWVAMSIVPVILLANLFLGIYHNLSVWYKLTDKTRMGMYISLFGALITIVINVTLIGSYGFMVAAWATLAAYGSMMLISYFFGRKYYRVPYNVKKIGFYLLLSITLSAISFIYFRQNYIVAVLFVLIFVGITYFKEQEDIKKILKRS; this is encoded by the coding sequence TTGAGTACTTTAAAACGATTTTTTCAGGATACGATTATTTACGGTATTGCCACTGTGGTACCTAGGCTTCTAAATTTTATTTTAGTCCCTTTACATACAGAAATATTAGGAACAGGGCATTATTCGATAAATACCACATTCTATATTTGGGCGGCATTTTTTAATGTTTTGCTTACGTATGGGATGGAAACTTCTTTCTTCAGGTTTTTTAGTAGGGCAGAGGAGAAACAAAAAGTTTTTTCAACTTCTTTTATTGCATTAACTATCACAACGCTCCTTTTTTTTGGATTAGGAATGCTTTTTAGAGATCCTTTTATAAGGTTTCTAGACTTAGATCCTTTCTTTTTTAATATCCTGTTTACGGTCTTAATTTTAGATACATTGGTGGTTGTTCCTTTTGCTTATTTAAGAGCAACTAACAGACCGGTAAGGTTTGCTTCCATAAAACTTTTAAATGTAAGTATTGTCTTTTCAATCAATTTATATCTCTTGTGGCTTGTTCCTAGATTCCCTGTGGTTGCGCCACAATATATCTTAGATCATTTTAGCGAAAAAGATATTTTAGGCTATATTTTCCTGGCAAATCTGGCTGCTAGTATTGTCACGTTTATAATCCTTCTTCCTTATTTCTTTAAAACTAAAATACAGTTTAGTTTTTCATTATTAAAGCAAATGTGGAAGTACGGCTGGCCGATAATGCTGGCAGGAATTTCATTCATTATTAATGAAAACCTGGATAAACTTTTGCTAAAAGATATCCTTTCCGAAGAAATTATGGGAGCCTACTCCGGCTGCTATAAACTAGCTGTTTTTATGATGATTTTTATACAGGCTTTTAAAATGGGAGCAGAGCCTTTTTTCTTTAATCATGCCAAAGAAAAAAATGCAAAAACAACCTATGCTAAAATCCTTAATTATTTTGTAATCACCGGTGGATTGATTTTAGTGGTTTTAGTGAGTTTTATAGATATTTTTAAGGAGTATTTAATCAGGGATGAGGATTATTGGGTCGCAATGTCGATTGTTCCTGTGATTCTTTTGGCAAACCTGTTTTTAGGAATTTACCATAACCTTTCAGTGTGGTATAAACTTACCGATAAAACAAGAATGGGAATGTATATTTCACTTTTTGGTGCGTTAATTACTATCGTTATTAACGTAACGCTAATTGGTAGCTATGGTTTTATGGTTGCCGCCTGGGCAACTTTGGCTGCTTACGGGAGCATGATGCTTATCTCATATTTCTTCGGAAGAAAATACTACCGAGTACCGTATAACGTTAAGAAAATAGGATTTTATTTACTACTTTCAATAACATTGTCGGCCATAAGTTTTATATACTTCAGGCAAAATTATATAGTTGCCGTATTATTTGTTCTCATATTTGTGGGAATTACGTATTTTAAAGAACAAGAAGACATAAAGAAAATTTTAAAACGATCATGA
- the atpG gene encoding ATP synthase F1 subunit gamma, with product MANLKELRSRITSVSSTMQITSAMKMVSAAKLSKAQDAIESMRPYSQKLSQLLQDLSASLDDDSSSKYAEQREVNKVLVVAISSNRGLAGAFNANIIKGVKNAVAKEYADKDVHLYSIGKKANDILKKSLTVYKTNTEIFDDLSFENVSVIAEDLMNQFLEGNYDKIVLVYNHFKNAATQAVMTEQFLPIPKFETEEEVQLDYIFEPSKLEIVKDLIPKSLKMQLYKALRDSFASEHGARMTAMHKATENATELRDSLKLSYNKARQASITNEILEIVGGAEALNN from the coding sequence ATGGCAAACTTAAAAGAATTACGTAGCAGAATTACCTCGGTTTCCTCAACCATGCAAATCACCAGTGCCATGAAAATGGTATCTGCAGCAAAGTTGAGTAAAGCTCAGGATGCTATTGAATCTATGAGACCTTATTCTCAAAAGCTTTCACAGCTTTTGCAGGATCTTAGTGCTAGCTTAGATGACGATAGCAGCAGTAAATATGCAGAGCAGCGTGAAGTAAACAAAGTGCTTGTAGTTGCTATTTCTTCTAACAGAGGTTTGGCTGGTGCTTTTAATGCAAATATCATTAAGGGAGTAAAAAATGCAGTAGCCAAAGAATATGCAGATAAAGATGTTCATCTTTATAGCATAGGAAAGAAAGCTAACGACATTTTAAAGAAAAGCTTGACGGTTTATAAAACCAATACTGAGATCTTCGATGATCTTAGTTTTGAAAATGTTTCTGTGATTGCTGAAGATTTAATGAATCAGTTTCTTGAAGGGAATTATGATAAAATTGTTTTGGTTTATAATCACTTTAAGAATGCTGCTACTCAAGCTGTGATGACTGAGCAATTTTTACCAATACCTAAGTTTGAAACAGAAGAGGAAGTGCAACTGGATTACATTTTTGAACCTTCAAAGCTGGAAATCGTAAAAGATTTGATTCCGAAGTCTTTAAAAATGCAATTGTATAAAGCTTTAAGAGATTCATTTGCATCTGAGCATGGTGCGCGTATGACGGCGATGCACAAAGCTACAGAGAATGCAACTGAACTTAGAGATTCTCTTAAATTGTCTTATAACAAAGCAAGACAAGCTTCTATTACTAACGAAATTCTTGAAATCGTTGGTGGTGCGGAAGCTCTTAATAATTAA
- a CDS encoding F0F1 ATP synthase subunit B: MDLITPEIGLLFWQTIVFLVLILLLAKFAWRPILGAVKEREDSINNALSSAEEARKEMQNLKADNEQLMKEARAERDAILREARELKEKVMADATVEAQDKADQIVSQAKESIELEKKAAMAEIKAQVASLSIEIAEKVVRTELSSKEKQHQMIDNMLGDVTLN; encoded by the coding sequence ATGGATTTAATCACTCCTGAAATTGGGTTACTTTTTTGGCAAACAATAGTTTTTCTAGTACTTATTTTGCTTCTTGCAAAATTCGCTTGGAGACCTATTCTTGGAGCTGTTAAAGAAAGAGAAGACTCTATAAATAACGCATTGTCGTCTGCTGAAGAAGCTAGAAAAGAAATGCAAAATCTTAAGGCAGATAACGAGCAGTTAATGAAAGAAGCTCGTGCTGAAAGAGATGCAATTCTTAGAGAAGCTCGTGAATTGAAAGAAAAGGTAATGGCAGATGCTACTGTAGAAGCACAAGACAAAGCAGATCAAATAGTATCACAAGCTAAAGAAAGTATTGAACTTGAGAAAAAAGCTGCAATGGCAGAAATTAAAGCTCAGGTAGCAAGTCTTTCTATAGAAATTGCAGAAAAAGTAGTTCGTACAGAATTATCAAGTAAAGAAAAACAACACCAGATGATTGATAACATGCTTGGTGATGTTACTTTAAACTAA
- the atpA gene encoding F0F1 ATP synthase subunit alpha — MAEVNPAEVSAILKKQLSGFEAKASLDEVGTVLTVGDGIANVYGLSNAQYGELVQFDSGLEGMVLNLEEDNVGVVLLGPSKEVREGSIVKRTQRIASINVGEGIVGRVVNTLGEPIDGKGPIEGETFEMPLERKAPGVVFREPVTEPMQTGIKSIDAMVPVGRGQRELVIGDRQTGKTTVCIDTILNQKEFYDAGEPVYCIYVAIGQKASTVAGIAKVLEDKGALAYTTIVAANASDPAPMQVYAPFAGAAIGEYFRDTGRPALIVYDDLSKQAVAYREVSLLLRRPPGREAYPGDVFFLHSRLLERAAKVINDDDIAKTMNDLPESLKSKVKGGGSLTALPIIETQAGDVSAYIPTNVISITDGQIFLTSDLFNSGVRPAINVGISVSRVGGSAQIKSMKKVAGTLKLDQAQFRELEAFAKFGSDLDAATMSVIEKGKRNVEILKQGQNDPYPVEDQIAIIFAGSKNLLRDVPVEKVREFERDYIEFLNAKHRGVMDTLKAGKLTDEVTDTLAAVAKELSEKYKG; from the coding sequence ATGGCAGAAGTAAATCCTGCTGAAGTTTCAGCAATATTAAAGAAACAACTTTCCGGATTCGAGGCAAAGGCTTCTTTAGACGAAGTTGGTACCGTGCTTACAGTTGGTGACGGTATTGCTAACGTTTATGGTCTTTCTAATGCGCAATACGGAGAATTAGTTCAATTCGACAGTGGTCTTGAAGGAATGGTGCTTAACCTAGAGGAAGATAATGTTGGGGTAGTACTTTTAGGACCTTCAAAAGAAGTTAGAGAAGGTTCTATTGTTAAAAGAACACAAAGAATTGCTTCTATAAATGTTGGAGAAGGTATTGTTGGAAGAGTAGTAAATACCTTAGGTGAACCAATAGACGGTAAAGGACCGATCGAGGGAGAAACTTTCGAAATGCCTTTAGAGCGTAAAGCACCAGGTGTTGTTTTCCGTGAGCCGGTGACAGAACCTATGCAGACAGGTATTAAATCTATCGATGCTATGGTACCGGTAGGTAGAGGACAACGTGAGCTTGTAATTGGTGACCGTCAAACAGGTAAAACTACTGTTTGTATTGACACTATTCTTAATCAAAAAGAATTTTACGATGCCGGTGAGCCGGTTTATTGTATATATGTAGCTATAGGGCAAAAGGCTTCTACAGTTGCAGGTATTGCTAAAGTACTTGAAGATAAAGGTGCTTTGGCTTATACTACTATCGTAGCTGCAAATGCATCAGATCCTGCGCCAATGCAGGTTTATGCTCCATTTGCTGGTGCTGCAATTGGTGAATATTTTAGAGATACAGGTCGTCCTGCTTTAATTGTTTATGATGATTTATCTAAACAAGCAGTTGCATACCGTGAGGTTTCTCTTTTATTACGTCGTCCACCGGGACGTGAAGCGTATCCTGGGGATGTATTCTTCCTTCACTCAAGATTGCTAGAGCGTGCAGCGAAAGTGATTAATGATGATGATATTGCGAAGACCATGAACGATCTTCCTGAGTCACTTAAAAGTAAAGTAAAAGGTGGTGGTTCTTTAACAGCATTGCCAATTATCGAAACTCAGGCGGGTGATGTATCTGCATATATTCCTACTAACGTAATTTCGATTACAGATGGTCAGATTTTCTTAACTTCAGATTTATTTAATTCTGGTGTACGTCCTGCGATTAACGTTGGTATTTCGGTATCTCGTGTAGGTGGTTCGGCTCAGATTAAATCTATGAAGAAAGTGGCTGGTACACTTAAATTAGACCAGGCTCAGTTCCGTGAACTTGAAGCTTTTGCTAAATTCGGTTCAGACCTAGATGCGGCTACAATGAGTGTGATCGAAAAAGGTAAGCGTAACGTAGAAATCCTTAAGCAGGGACAAAACGATCCTTATCCTGTAGAAGATCAAATCGCTATTATCTTTGCAGGCTCTAAGAACTTGCTAAGAGATGTACCTGTAGAAAAGGTTAGAGAATTTGAAAGAGATTATATAGAATTCTTAAATGCTAAGCATAGAGGAGTAATGGATACGCTTAAAGCGGGCAAACTTACCGATGAAGTTACTGATACTTTAGCAGCTGTAGCAAAAGAATTATCTGAAAAATATAAAGGATAA
- a CDS encoding sugar phosphate nucleotidyltransferase, which translates to MKIIVPMAGRGSRLRPHTLTTPKPLIPIAGKPIVHRLVQDIAKVLDEKVDEVAFIIAEDFGEKIENDLKDIAESLGAKGTIYYQDKPLGTGHAIMCAKDSLSGPAVIAYADTLFKADFTLDKDADSVIWVKQVENPSAYGVVSLNEKIEITELVEKPTEFVSDLAVIGIYYFKDVAVLKGELQKVLDNNIVHGGEYQINDGIKAMQANGLRFVPGKVDEWMDCGNKNVTVETNGRMLNFLHKDGEKLIANNVKIKDTEITEPCFIGENVELINAKIGPNVSIGNGTKIENSTIKNSLIQTFAEVKNAKLDNAMIGNFAKFNGEFTQISIGDYSVLE; encoded by the coding sequence ATGAAGATTATTGTACCCATGGCGGGAAGAGGTTCGCGCCTTAGGCCACATACATTAACTACTCCAAAACCTTTAATCCCTATTGCTGGTAAACCTATTGTGCATCGTTTGGTGCAGGATATCGCAAAGGTGTTAGATGAAAAGGTCGATGAAGTTGCTTTTATTATTGCTGAGGATTTTGGAGAAAAGATAGAAAACGATCTCAAAGATATAGCCGAAAGTTTAGGCGCAAAAGGAACAATCTACTATCAGGATAAACCTTTAGGAACTGGTCACGCGATTATGTGTGCTAAAGATTCGCTAAGCGGTCCTGCCGTGATTGCCTATGCAGATACGCTTTTTAAAGCCGATTTTACATTAGATAAAGATGCCGATAGTGTAATTTGGGTAAAGCAGGTAGAAAATCCATCTGCTTATGGAGTTGTAAGCCTAAATGAGAAAATAGAAATAACCGAGCTTGTTGAAAAACCAACCGAATTTGTTTCAGATCTTGCAGTAATTGGGATTTACTATTTCAAGGATGTAGCTGTTCTAAAAGGCGAACTTCAAAAAGTTTTGGATAATAATATTGTTCATGGTGGCGAGTATCAGATCAATGATGGAATTAAAGCCATGCAGGCAAACGGTCTTCGTTTTGTGCCGGGTAAAGTAGACGAATGGATGGACTGCGGAAATAAAAATGTAACCGTAGAAACCAACGGGAGGATGCTTAACTTTTTACATAAAGATGGCGAAAAGTTGATCGCTAATAATGTAAAAATAAAAGATACTGAAATTACCGAACCTTGCTTTATTGGTGAAAATGTAGAATTAATCAATGCCAAGATTGGTCCCAATGTTTCTATAGGAAACGGAACCAAAATAGAAAATTCAACCATAAAAAACAGTCTTATTCAAACTTTTGCTGAAGTGAAAAATGCAAAATTGGATAATGCCATGATTGGTAATTTTGCTAAATTCAACGGAGAATTTACCCAAATCAGTATCGGTGATTATTCTGTATTGGAATAG
- the atpE gene encoding ATP synthase F0 subunit C — MELLYVGLAALGAGLAVIGAAMGVGKIGGSAMDAIARQPEASGKIQTAMIIAAALVEGVALFGVVAALLGVLK, encoded by the coding sequence ATGGAATTATTGTATGTAGGACTTGCAGCTTTAGGTGCTGGTTTAGCAGTTATTGGAGCAGCTATGGGAGTTGGTAAAATTGGTGGTTCTGCCATGGATGCTATCGCTCGTCAGCCAGAAGCTTCTGGGAAAATCCAGACAGCTATGATTATTGCTGCAGCTCTTGTAGAAGGTGTTGCTCTTTTTGGAGTAGTAGCAGCTTTACTTGGAGTTCTTAAATAA
- the atpH gene encoding ATP synthase F1 subunit delta, with translation MKGTRAAQRYAKAILTLANDQKVAKDVKEDMLSISKTIAASEDLRSTLASPIIKPNLKKQILEEIFKDINGLTKGVFNLLVENNRINILGIVATQYLMLFDDSILVQNAVVTTVVPLTKELEDKIQAKIKELTGREATIENKIDESILGGFVLRVGDLQYDASVANNLNKLKTEFIKSNAYVSKI, from the coding sequence ATGAAAGGAACCAGAGCAGCACAACGTTATGCAAAAGCAATTCTTACATTAGCTAACGATCAAAAAGTAGCTAAAGATGTAAAGGAAGATATGCTTAGTATATCTAAAACTATCGCGGCAAGCGAAGATTTAAGATCTACTTTAGCGAGCCCTATAATTAAGCCTAATTTAAAGAAACAAATCTTAGAAGAGATTTTTAAAGATATAAATGGGTTAACCAAGGGTGTTTTTAATTTACTTGTAGAGAATAATCGAATTAATATTTTAGGAATTGTGGCAACGCAATATTTAATGTTATTCGATGATTCTATTCTAGTGCAAAATGCTGTTGTTACCACCGTAGTTCCTTTAACAAAGGAGCTTGAAGATAAGATTCAGGCTAAAATAAAAGAGCTTACCGGTAGGGAAGCTACAATCGAGAATAAGATTGACGAAAGTATTCTTGGTGGATTTGTTTTGAGAGTTGGTGACCTTCAGTATGATGCTAGTGTCGCTAATAACTTAAACAAGTTGAAAACAGAATTTATAAAAAGCAACGCTTACGTTTCTAAAATTTAA